In one window of Calypte anna isolate BGI_N300 chromosome 1, bCalAnn1_v1.p, whole genome shotgun sequence DNA:
- the LOC103534553 gene encoding transmembrane 4 L6 family member 1: MCTGRCSKCIGITLFPLAACAIVSNILLYFPNGQVLQINEITDLVWFFHGILGAGILVILPASMMLGAGGAGCCANRCGMLLSVVLSVLGFAGGVYCAVISSLGLIWGPLCNMGDGEYLYPFRNDTLEENYLFNQTTWVICKEPENIILWNTVLFSILLAIGVVEAILCFIQVINGLTGFICGTCMRKRKANISGM, encoded by the exons ATGTGCACAGGGAGGTGTTCAAAGTGCATTGGGATCACCCTCTTCCCTCTGGCAGCATGTGCCATCGTCTCCAACATCCTCCTGTACTTCCCCAATGGACAGGTTCTGCAGATCAATGAGATAACTGACCTGGTCTGGTTTTTCCATGGCATTCTGGGAGCTGGGATACTG gttATTTTGCCAGCATCCATGATGCTGGGAGCAGGCGGAGCAGGATGTTGCGCTAACAGATGTGGG ATGCTGCTCTCAGTGGTCCTGTCTGTGCTGGGATTTGCTGGAGGAGTTTATTGTGCAGTcatctcctctctggggctgATTTGGGGCCCTCTGTGCAATATGGGTGATGGAGAATACCTCTACCCTTTCAGGAATGACACTCTGGA agaaaattatttgttcAACCAGACAACATGGGTCATTTGCAAAGAACCTGAAAACATCATTCTTTGGAACACTGTTCTTTTCTCTATTCTCCTGGCCATCGGTGTGGTTGAAGCTATTCTCTGCTTTATTCAAGTCATCAATGGACTCACTGGCTTCATATGTGGCACGTgtatgaggaaaagaaag GCAAATATTTCTGGAATGTGA